Proteins found in one Mixophyes fleayi isolate aMixFle1 chromosome 8, aMixFle1.hap1, whole genome shotgun sequence genomic segment:
- the PSMD6 gene encoding 26S proteasome non-ATPase regulatory subunit 6: MPLENLEEEGLPKNPDLRIAQLKFLLGLPETRGDVRLRTELMEAVTLSNMAPYYESLCKQVDWQVDTDLLNKMKKANEEELKRLDVQLEDAEKNLGESEIRDAMMARAEYLCRIGDKEGALTAFRKTYDKTVALGHRLDIVFYLLRIGLFYMDNDLITRNTEKARSLIEEGGDWDRRNRLKVYQGLYCVAIRDFKQAAELFLDTVSTFTSYELMDYKTFVTYTVYVSMIALDRPDLREKVIKGAEILEVLHSLPTVRQYLFSLYECRYSVYFQSLAAVEQEMKKDWLFAPHYRYYVREMRIQAYSQLLESYRSLTLGYMAEAFGVGVEFIDQELSRFIAAGRLHCKIDKVNGIVETNRPDSKNWQYQETIKKGDLLLNRVQKLSRVINM; this comes from the exons ATGCCGCTGGAGAACCTGGAAGAAGAGGGGCTGCCCAAGAACCCGGACCTCCGCATCGCGCAGCTCAAGTTCCTGCTCGGTCTCCCGGAGACCCGCGGCGATGTCCGGCTCCGGACCGAGCTCATGGAGGCCGTCACCCTCAGCA ACATGGCTCCCTACTATGAGAGCCTCTGTAAGCAGGTAGACTGGCAAGTAGACACAGACCTGTTGAACAAGATGAAGAAGGCGAACGAGGAGGAGCTGAAGAGGCTGGATGTGCAGCTTGAGGATGCAGAGAAAAACCTGGGCGAGAGCGAGATTAGAGACGCAATGATGGCACGGGCAGAATACCTGTGTCGGATTGGGGATAAG GAAGGGGCTCTGACTGCTTTCCGAAAGACCTACGACAAAACAGTGGCCCTCGGGCACCGCTTAGATATAGTGTTTTACCTGCTGAGAATCGGCTTGTTTTACATGGATAATGACCTGATTACACGGAACACAGAGAAGGCGCGCAG CCTGATCGAGGAAGGAGGTGACTGGGATCGCAGGAATCGTCTGAAGGTTTACCAGGGGCTGTATTGTGTGGCTATTCGAGACTTCAAACAAGCAGCTGAGCTCTTCCTGGATACAGTTTCCACATTCACTTCCTATGAGCTGATGGACTATAAGACCTTCGTCACATATACCGTCTACGTCAGTATGATCGCATTGGATCGGCCAGACCTGCGGGAGAAG GTCATCAAGGGAGCGGAGATCCTAGAAGTGTTGCACAGTTTGCCCACAGTTCGGCAGTATCTCTTCTCATTATACGAGTGTCGTTATTCTGTGTACTTCCAGTCACTGG CTGCCGTGGAACAGGAGATGAAGAAGGACTGGCTGTTCGCCCCTCATTACCGATACTACGTCCGAGAGATGAGGATTCAGGCGTACAGCCAGTTGCTGGAATCCTACCGCTCGCTGACTCTTGGTTACATGGCTGAAGCTTTCGGGGTTGGAGTGGAATTCATAGACCA GGAGCTCTCCAGGTTCATTGCGGCCGGAAGACtgcactgcaagatagacaaagtgaaTGGAATTGTAGAAACCAACAG GCCGGATAGCAAGAACTGGCAGTACCAGGAAACCATAAAGAAAGGAGATTTGTTACTGAATCGAGTACAGAAGCTCTCCCGTGTAATTAACATGTGA